A genomic stretch from Leptotrichia sp. HSP-536 includes:
- a CDS encoding competence/damage-inducible protein A, with translation MKTEIICVGTELLVGDIVNTNAQYISAKLTNIGIDLYYQTTVGDNYGRLMECLENAFKRVDLVITTGGLGPTVDDITKEVVADYFGEELEMIERYYDLIVKKYNARGFEEVASGGRKEASILKNSKLLENEVGLAPGFFYEKDNKKIIVLPGPPREMTWMVDNQVLPFLKQYSNDILLMKTLEIKGVPEGKIDDRLKDYFEMSNPTVAPYAKEGCVHVRIAMKGDRGSTDYLIAEIDKIANEIIEIYPQAVEINEEQLK, from the coding sequence ATGAAAACAGAAATTATATGTGTTGGAACAGAATTATTAGTTGGAGATATTGTAAATACGAATGCACAGTATATTTCAGCAAAGCTCACAAATATTGGGATTGATTTGTATTATCAGACTACGGTTGGAGATAATTACGGACGGCTTATGGAGTGTTTGGAAAATGCTTTTAAAAGGGTTGATTTGGTAATTACTACTGGAGGACTTGGGCCTACAGTTGATGATATTACAAAAGAAGTTGTGGCTGACTATTTTGGAGAAGAGCTGGAAATGATTGAGCGGTATTATGATTTGATTGTGAAAAAATATAATGCGAGAGGCTTTGAAGAAGTGGCTTCTGGTGGAAGAAAGGAAGCATCTATTTTAAAAAATTCAAAATTACTGGAAAATGAAGTTGGGCTTGCACCAGGATTTTTTTATGAAAAGGATAATAAAAAAATAATAGTATTGCCAGGGCCTCCAAGAGAAATGACTTGGATGGTGGATAATCAGGTTTTACCATTTTTAAAGCAATATTCAAATGATATTTTGCTAATGAAAACTCTTGAAATAAAAGGAGTTCCAGAAGGGAAAATTGACGATAGACTAAAAGATTATTTTGAAATGTCTAATCCAACTGTTGCTCCTTATGCAAAGGAGGGCTGTGTTCATGTAAGAATTGCAATGAAAGGCGATAGAGGGAGTACAGATTATCTGATTGCTGAAATTGACAAAATTGCGAATGAAATTATTGAAATTTATCCGCAGGCAGTGGAGATTAACGAAGAGCAGCTTAAATAA
- the pnp gene encoding polyribonucleotide nucleotidyltransferase, translating into MFEEKIYGFNLGNQKIKLSTGKIARQAGGSVVVQCGGTMLLVTATRSKDVKEGQDFFPLTVDYIEKFYASGKFPGGFIKRETKPGTDEVLISRLIDRPIRPLFPEGFLNAVHIVITVLSYDEVNYPENLATIGVSAALGLSDIPFAGTVAGVTVGYINGEYILNPTGEQLQESEIHLSVAGTKDAVTMVEAGAKEVSEEVMLEAIMFGHERIKEICAEQDKFLAQFDVQKYEFEKKEVEPEIKEFIDGFESEVENAIMTPGKLEKYEAIDNLEIELFERYIEKLENEEKEIDENTEKEFKKYYRDVEKRLVRDAILYKQYRADGRQTTEIRPIDVEIDTLPVPHGSALFTRGETQALVVATLGSKEDEQIIDGMEDETRKKFFLHYNFPPYSVGEAGFMRAPGRRELGHGNLAERALKYVMPEQDKFPYTVRLVSEITESNGSSSQATICGGSLALMAAGVPIKSTVAGIAMGLIKEGDTFTVLTDIQGLEDHLGDMDFKVAGTKNGITAIQMDIKIEGITREIMEIALKQALEGRMFIINKMETVISEPRAEVSENAPKIEVLKINPDKIAGLIGPGGKVIRAIIDETGVSIDIEDDGTVSIFGKESENMKKALELVKRQTQSVELNTIYEGKVTKLMKFGAFVEVLPGKEGLLHISEISNKRVEKTEDALKEGQNVRVKVISMESEDKFNLSMKALKQ; encoded by the coding sequence ATGTTTGAAGAGAAAATTTATGGTTTTAATTTAGGAAATCAGAAAATTAAATTAAGTACAGGAAAAATTGCACGTCAAGCTGGAGGTTCAGTTGTCGTTCAATGTGGAGGGACAATGCTTTTAGTTACGGCGACTAGAAGTAAGGATGTCAAGGAAGGGCAGGATTTTTTCCCTTTAACAGTTGACTATATCGAAAAATTTTATGCATCTGGAAAATTTCCAGGTGGATTTATAAAAAGGGAAACTAAGCCAGGAACTGATGAAGTTTTGATTTCAAGATTGATTGACAGACCAATCAGACCTTTATTTCCAGAAGGATTTTTAAATGCTGTTCACATTGTGATTACAGTACTTTCGTATGACGAAGTGAATTATCCTGAAAATCTAGCTACAATTGGAGTTTCTGCTGCATTAGGGTTATCTGATATTCCATTTGCGGGAACTGTGGCTGGGGTTACAGTTGGATACATTAATGGAGAATACATCTTGAATCCAACTGGAGAGCAATTACAAGAAAGTGAAATTCATTTATCAGTTGCAGGAACTAAGGATGCCGTAACAATGGTAGAGGCTGGAGCTAAAGAAGTTTCTGAGGAAGTAATGCTGGAAGCGATTATGTTTGGGCATGAGAGAATTAAGGAAATTTGTGCGGAGCAGGATAAATTCCTAGCACAGTTTGATGTACAAAAATATGAATTTGAGAAAAAGGAAGTAGAGCCTGAAATCAAGGAATTTATTGATGGATTTGAAAGTGAAGTTGAAAATGCGATTATGACACCGGGAAAATTGGAAAAATATGAAGCAATTGACAATTTGGAAATAGAACTTTTTGAAAGATACATTGAAAAACTTGAAAATGAAGAAAAGGAAATTGACGAAAACACTGAAAAAGAATTTAAGAAATATTATAGAGATGTGGAAAAAAGACTTGTCAGAGATGCCATTTTGTACAAGCAATATCGTGCTGACGGACGTCAAACTACTGAAATCCGTCCAATTGACGTGGAAATAGATACACTTCCGGTGCCACATGGCTCTGCATTATTCACACGTGGGGAAACTCAGGCATTGGTTGTTGCAACGCTTGGAAGCAAGGAAGATGAGCAAATTATTGATGGAATGGAAGATGAAACACGTAAAAAATTCTTCCTACATTATAATTTCCCGCCATATTCAGTTGGAGAAGCAGGATTTATGAGAGCCCCAGGACGTCGTGAATTGGGACACGGAAACTTGGCTGAAAGAGCGTTAAAATACGTTATGCCAGAACAAGATAAATTCCCATACACAGTAAGACTTGTTTCTGAAATTACAGAATCAAACGGATCTTCATCCCAAGCTACAATTTGTGGAGGATCGCTTGCATTAATGGCGGCTGGAGTGCCTATAAAATCAACAGTTGCAGGAATTGCAATGGGACTTATAAAAGAAGGGGATACATTTACTGTACTTACTGATATTCAGGGGCTTGAAGATCATTTGGGAGATATGGACTTTAAAGTTGCAGGTACAAAGAATGGAATTACTGCAATTCAGATGGATATAAAAATTGAAGGAATTACAAGGGAAATAATGGAAATCGCTTTAAAACAGGCATTGGAAGGAAGAATGTTCATTATTAATAAAATGGAAACTGTAATTAGTGAGCCAAGAGCGGAAGTTTCTGAAAATGCACCAAAAATTGAGGTTCTTAAAATTAATCCAGATAAAATTGCTGGACTTATTGGACCAGGTGGAAAAGTAATTAGAGCGATTATTGATGAAACTGGAGTTTCGATAGACATTGAAGATGACGGAACTGTTTCGATTTTTGGAAAAGAATCTGAAAATATGAAAAAAGCATTGGAACTTGTAAAAAGACAAACTCAGTCAGTTGAATTAAATACAATTTATGAAGGAAAAGTTACAAAACTGATGAAATTTGGTGCATTTGTGGAAGTGCTGCCAGGGAAAGAAGGACTTTTGCATATTTCTGAAATAAGTAACAAAAGAGTTGAAAAGACTGAAGATGCACTAAAAGAAGGACAAAATGTGAGAGTTAAGGTAATTTCAATGGAAAGCGAAGATAAATTTAACTTGAGCATGAAAGCATTAAAGCAATAA
- the pgsA gene encoding CDP-diacylglycerol--glycerol-3-phosphate 3-phosphatidyltransferase, translated as MNLPNKLAILRMVLVIPFVIFLSLALEYSDSTGITMTMRIFAAIIFVGAAITDYYDGKIARKYNLITNLGKLLDPLADKILVISALVTLAKFSQISLWFVIIIIFRELLITGLRSIVAAEGVVIAAESLGKWKTATQMVALTLMILIPFSFTVNNLLLLIPLILTVVSGVEYVLKCKNVLNK; from the coding sequence ATGAATTTACCTAATAAATTGGCTATATTAAGAATGGTTCTGGTTATTCCATTTGTGATTTTTCTGAGCTTAGCTCTGGAATATTCGGATAGTACAGGGATTACTATGACAATGAGAATATTTGCAGCAATTATTTTTGTAGGGGCAGCTATCACAGATTATTATGACGGAAAAATTGCAAGAAAATATAATTTGATTACAAATTTAGGAAAACTGCTAGATCCATTAGCGGATAAAATCCTTGTTATTTCGGCTTTGGTTACACTTGCGAAATTCAGTCAAATTAGCCTGTGGTTTGTAATAATCATAATATTCAGAGAATTACTGATAACGGGGCTTCGTTCAATTGTGGCGGCTGAAGGGGTTGTTATTGCAGCTGAGAGTCTTGGAAAATGGAAAACTGCGACTCAAATGGTAGCACTGACATTAATGATTTTAATACCTTTTAGTTTTACAGTGAATAATTTATTATTATTAATTCCATTGATATTAACTGTAGTTTCAGGAGTTGAATATGTCTTAAAATGTAAAAATGTTTTAAATAAATAA
- a CDS encoding YggT family protein, whose translation MYLILKIFDLYSFLILLNILGSWIDPYNRISIFQWTRKFTDPYLKMFKIIIPIGNMNLDISAIVGLIVLDLVKALLVRAVSLGGF comes from the coding sequence ATGTATTTGATATTAAAAATATTTGATTTATATTCTTTTCTTATTTTATTAAATATTTTAGGTTCATGGATTGATCCTTATAATAGAATATCAATTTTTCAATGGACACGGAAATTTACAGATCCATATTTAAAAATGTTTAAAATAATAATCCCAATTGGAAATATGAATTTGGATATTTCGGCGATTGTTGGATTAATAGTGCTGGATTTAGTAAAGGCTCTGCTTGTTCGAGCAGTTTCGCTTGGAGGATTTTGA
- a CDS encoding S1C family serine protease has translation MKLKKFITLSFLIAALTVSAAATKETNILQNKQVVQNTNVTSDMYSAQDAFAAVYDRAKDSVVNIRTKKTIVVETYNPLEAFLFGTSGRRQQRRESGSLGSGFIISSDGYIMTNNHVIEGADEIYVKLSDGHEYLAKLVGTSPEVDIAILKVNTNRTFKPLKFANSDNIRIGHWAIAFGNPLGLNSSMTVGVIGASGRSSLGIEQVENFIQTDASINQGNSGGPLLNINGDVIGVNTAIYSTNGGSVGLSFAIPSNLAENVKDSIVKTGKYERPYIGISVLDLTSEIKNERKISYSTGILVQQVYPNSPAAKYGLKVNDVILEINGKRVTSAGAFIGELAAKKIGETVNLKVASNGKEKNISMKLEAFNYSQQQTRQQRR, from the coding sequence ATGAAATTAAAAAAATTTATAACTCTATCATTTTTAATAGCAGCACTTACAGTAAGTGCGGCAGCTACAAAAGAAACTAATATTTTACAAAATAAACAAGTTGTTCAAAATACCAATGTAACAAGCGATATGTACAGTGCACAAGATGCGTTTGCAGCGGTTTACGATAGAGCAAAAGATTCAGTTGTAAATATAAGAACAAAAAAAACAATTGTAGTTGAAACTTATAATCCACTTGAAGCCTTTTTATTTGGAACATCTGGAAGAAGACAGCAAAGACGTGAATCTGGAAGTTTGGGTTCAGGATTTATAATTTCTAGTGACGGATATATAATGACAAATAATCACGTTATTGAAGGAGCGGATGAAATTTATGTAAAATTATCTGATGGACACGAATATTTAGCAAAGTTAGTTGGAACATCGCCAGAAGTGGATATTGCCATTTTAAAAGTTAATACAAACAGAACATTTAAACCTTTAAAATTTGCTAATTCTGATAATATAAGAATTGGGCATTGGGCAATTGCATTTGGAAATCCGTTAGGACTTAATAGTTCGATGACAGTGGGAGTAATTGGGGCTTCTGGAAGAAGTTCATTAGGAATTGAACAAGTTGAAAACTTTATTCAAACAGATGCTTCTATTAATCAAGGAAATAGTGGAGGACCACTTCTTAATATAAATGGAGATGTTATTGGGGTAAATACTGCAATTTATTCTACAAACGGTGGAAGTGTGGGATTAAGTTTTGCAATTCCTTCAAACTTGGCTGAAAATGTAAAAGATTCAATAGTTAAAACAGGAAAATATGAACGTCCATATATTGGAATTTCTGTACTTGATTTAACATCAGAAATTAAAAATGAAAGAAAAATTTCATATTCAACAGGTATTTTAGTTCAACAAGTTTATCCAAATTCACCAGCAGCAAAATATGGACTTAAAGTAAATGATGTAATTTTGGAAATTAATGGAAAACGTGTAACATCGGCAGGAGCATTTATTGGAGAGCTTGCAGCTAAAAAAATTGGAGAAACAGTTAATTTAAAAGTAGCATCAAATGGAAAAGAAAAAAATATTTCTATGAAATTAGAAGCATTTAATTATTCACAACAGCAAACAAGACAGCAAAGAAGATAA
- the bioB gene encoding biotin synthase BioB, which produces MLKNNNQTELAKFISNLKNKIINEKYNITRKEAIFLSKIPNNDMETLNILFEAANQIREKFCGENFDLCTIINAKSGKCSENCKYCAQSIHFKTAVSVYGLIPKETALCEAKRNENEGAHKFSLVTSGRGFNGNEKELNDLVEIYEFIRKHTDKLSLCASHGICTKEALQKLANAGISMYHHNLETSRRFYPNVCTSHTYDDRINTIKNAKAIGLNICSGGIFGLGETIEDRIDMAFDLKTLKVNSVPINILTPIPGTPFENNEALEPLEILKTISIYRFIMPKTHLRYAGGRIKLGNYVKTGLKCGINSALTGNFLTTVGTTIEKDKTMVTELGYKI; this is translated from the coding sequence ATGTTAAAAAATAATAATCAAACTGAACTAGCTAAATTTATATCAAATTTAAAAAATAAAATTATAAATGAAAAATACAACATAACTCGTAAAGAAGCAATCTTTTTATCAAAAATTCCTAATAATGATATGGAAACTTTAAATATACTTTTTGAAGCAGCGAATCAAATTAGAGAAAAATTTTGTGGAGAGAATTTTGATTTATGCACTATTATTAACGCAAAATCTGGGAAATGCTCTGAAAATTGTAAATACTGTGCACAATCAATTCATTTTAAAACAGCAGTAAGTGTCTATGGTCTTATTCCAAAAGAAACGGCACTTTGTGAAGCTAAAAGAAATGAAAATGAAGGTGCTCATAAATTTTCACTTGTGACAAGCGGTAGAGGATTTAATGGAAATGAGAAAGAATTAAATGACTTGGTTGAAATTTATGAATTTATACGAAAACACACTGATAAATTAAGTCTTTGTGCTTCTCACGGCATCTGTACAAAAGAAGCATTACAAAAATTGGCTAATGCAGGTATTTCAATGTATCATCACAATTTAGAAACATCGAGAAGATTTTATCCTAATGTCTGTACATCTCACACTTATGATGATAGAATTAACACTATAAAAAATGCAAAAGCAATTGGACTAAATATTTGCAGCGGAGGAATATTTGGTTTAGGAGAAACTATTGAAGATAGAATTGATATGGCATTTGATTTAAAAACATTGAAAGTTAATTCTGTTCCGATAAATATTTTAACTCCAATTCCTGGAACTCCATTTGAAAATAATGAAGCATTAGAACCATTAGAAATTTTAAAGACTATATCTATTTATCGTTTTATTATGCCCAAAACTCATTTAAGATACGCTGGAGGAAGAATTAAACTAGGAAATTATGTAAAAACTGGCTTAAAATGTGGAATCAATTCCGCCCTTACAGGGAATTTCTTAACAACTGTAGGAACAACAATAGAAAAAGATAAAACTATGGTAACAGAATTAGGCTATAAAATTTAA
- a CDS encoding biotin transporter BioY: protein MKQNILNGVIKIKTKEKEFLKSIFLVLSGVIFLSIMSQLIIPLYFTPVPISLGSFGVILIALLYGRKLGTATVLSYVATGSLGAPVFAGFKAGSLFSPTGGYILGYIAAALILGFLSDKGIAKSYVKTFLSLLLVSAIILILGALVLMLFVPSKNVFMAGVLPFIPGDMLKAVAATLLFPRLWKFIKKK from the coding sequence ATGAAACAAAATATTTTAAATGGTGTTATAAAAATTAAAACAAAAGAAAAAGAATTTTTAAAAAGTATTTTTTTGGTATTGAGCGGAGTTATATTTCTATCAATAATGTCTCAGCTTATAATACCGCTTTATTTCACTCCTGTACCTATTTCACTAGGATCATTTGGAGTAATATTGATAGCATTGTTATATGGTAGAAAACTGGGAACAGCAACTGTACTTTCCTATGTTGCGACAGGTAGTTTAGGAGCTCCTGTTTTCGCTGGATTTAAAGCAGGTTCCTTGTTTTCGCCAACAGGAGGATATATTTTAGGATATATTGCTGCTGCATTAATTTTAGGATTTTTATCTGATAAAGGTATTGCAAAATCTTATGTGAAGACATTTCTTTCACTATTACTTGTAAGTGCCATTATTTTGATATTAGGTGCATTAGTATTAATGCTATTTGTGCCTAGTAAAAATGTATTTATGGCTGGGGTACTTCCTTTTATTCCTGGAGATATGCTAAAAGCAGTTGCCGCAACTCTTTTATTTCCAAGATTATGGAAATTTATTAAAAAAAAATAA
- a CDS encoding PDZ domain-containing protein, which produces MYSNSPAAKYGLKVNDVILEINGKRVTSAGAFIGELAAKKIGETVNLKVASNGKEKNISMKLEAFNYSQQQTRTQ; this is translated from the coding sequence ATTTATTCAAATTCTCCAGCAGCAAAATACGGACTTAAAGTAAATGATGTAATTTTGGAAATTAATGGAAAACGTGTAACCTCGGCAGGAGCATTTATTGGAGAGCTTGCAGCTAAAAAAATTGGAGAAACAGTTAATTTAAAAGTAGCATCAAATGGAAAAGAAAAAAATATTTCTATGAAATTAGAAGCGTTTAATTATTCACAACAGCAAACAAGAACACAGTAA
- a CDS encoding HAMP domain-containing sensor histidine kinase has protein sequence MKKIKDKIIIANTVSLVFISFIIILSMTIFLIHTAVETETKEMDKLIPVVIEKLDKVPDNKLKETYEKYDYADKEYISLAVLRNGKFIYLTDDEESFKLKKFESNKLKTKWDRFIYKKIYDGYKSKYYVIRNFEFMEAHELLYVMLAMFVLITISIIIISKIVAEHVLTPLSNIISQSNEMSKHNIDLQLTKTRDDEIGELIDVLNETFNKKKEIIKSQKTFTSNVSHELKTPLAIMKGYLDILKWGKDDEDLLNEAIENLNLEVKNIERIINTLFLNSNLEKITIKKEITDVKQLFEKIKKDYELLNIKNEIIIKVDNEINIFIDKNLISEVLRGLIDNCIKYSIGNIELLAKEDEIVEIIVRNYGEGIPEEEKKNLFNRNFQGKNAKKGSGLGLPIIKDIILLNDGKIYIENRKDGIDVKIQFKKIDYKNE, from the coding sequence ATGAAAAAAATAAAAGACAAAATAATTATTGCGAATACAGTAAGCCTTGTTTTTATTTCATTTATTATTATTTTATCAATGACAATTTTTTTGATTCATACAGCCGTTGAAACAGAAACTAAGGAAATGGATAAATTAATTCCTGTTGTTATTGAAAAATTAGATAAGGTTCCAGACAATAAATTAAAAGAAACTTATGAAAAATATGATTATGCTGATAAAGAATATATTTCCCTTGCAGTTTTAAGAAATGGAAAATTCATTTATTTAACAGATGATGAAGAAAGCTTTAAGTTAAAAAAATTTGAATCAAATAAACTTAAAACAAAATGGGACAGATTTATCTATAAAAAAATTTATGATGGATACAAATCAAAATATTATGTCATACGGAATTTTGAATTTATGGAAGCGCATGAACTTTTGTACGTTATGCTTGCAATGTTTGTTTTAATAACAATCTCGATTATTATAATTTCCAAAATTGTAGCAGAACATGTCTTGACTCCGCTTTCAAATATAATTTCTCAAAGTAATGAAATGAGTAAACATAACATTGATTTACAATTAACAAAGACACGAGATGATGAAATTGGAGAATTAATTGATGTTTTAAATGAAACCTTTAATAAAAAAAAGGAAATTATAAAAAGCCAAAAAACATTTACTTCCAATGTATCACATGAATTAAAAACACCACTTGCTATAATGAAAGGTTATTTAGATATATTAAAATGGGGAAAAGATGATGAAGATTTATTGAATGAGGCTATCGAAAATCTAAATCTTGAAGTAAAAAATATTGAAAGAATAATCAATACACTATTTTTAAATTCAAATCTTGAAAAAATAACTATAAAAAAGGAAATTACTGATGTAAAACAGCTTTTCGAGAAAATAAAAAAAGATTATGAACTTTTAAATATTAAAAATGAAATTATAATAAAAGTGGATAATGAAATAAATATTTTTATTGATAAAAATTTAATTTCAGAAGTTTTACGTGGATTAATTGATAACTGTATTAAATATTCTATAGGAAATATTGAATTACTTGCAAAAGAAGATGAAATAGTCGAAATTATTGTAAGAAATTATGGAGAAGGGATTCCTGAAGAAGAAAAGAAAAATCTGTTTAATCGTAATTTTCAAGGTAAAAATGCTAAAAAAGGCTCGGGACTTGGACTTCCAATTATCAAAGACATAATTTTACTAAACGATGGAAAAATTTATATAGAAAATAGGAAAGATGGAATTGATGTAAAAATACAGTTTAAAAAAATTGATTATAAAAATGAATGA
- a CDS encoding response regulator transcription factor, with product MGKILIVEDEKKISRILKLQLERKNHEITIIENGIDALNEIDKKRDFYDLMLLDLGLPSMEGNEVCKNVRKISEVPIIVVSAKNNVEEKVDLLKSGASDYVTKPFDFLELEARININIRKEKISQITYKTLTLNLQNYSLYLENVPILLTKTEFELVKLLIENKEEIVLRDKIIEKIWGWEASDNLLDSTIKKIRQKLGKEKIKTMRGIGYILKI from the coding sequence ATGGGAAAAATACTAATTGTTGAAGACGAAAAAAAAATTTCACGAATTTTAAAATTACAGCTAGAGCGAAAAAATCATGAAATAACAATAATTGAAAATGGAATTGACGCATTAAATGAAATTGATAAAAAAAGAGATTTTTACGACTTAATGCTTTTGGATTTAGGACTTCCTTCAATGGAGGGAAATGAAGTTTGCAAAAATGTTAGAAAAATATCAGAAGTTCCTATAATTGTCGTTTCTGCCAAAAACAATGTAGAAGAAAAAGTTGATTTGCTAAAATCTGGAGCAAGTGACTATGTTACAAAGCCTTTTGATTTTTTGGAATTAGAAGCAAGGATTAATATAAATATTAGAAAAGAAAAAATTTCTCAAATTACCTACAAAACTTTAACATTAAATCTGCAAAATTATTCCCTTTATTTAGAAAATGTCCCTATTTTATTGACAAAAACAGAATTTGAACTTGTAAAACTGTTAATTGAAAATAAGGAAGAAATTGTTTTAAGGGATAAAATTATTGAAAAAATATGGGGATGGGAAGCAAGTGACAATCTTCTTGACAGCACAATAAAGAAAATAAGGCAAAAACTAGGAAAGGAAAAAATTAAAACAATGAGAGGGATTGGCTACATTTTAAAAATATGA
- a CDS encoding phosphatase PAP2 family protein → MLLTAVLLLFFLFNKKKYNYLKKYVLAVIFTLLSTQITVNIMKVLFARARPSITVNPEKFYGIMTLIKDSSFWKGSYVSFPSGHTITIWGTIWILSFIIKAKFTKVSLFILGILVGMSRVYLVRHWTTDVVVSVILSYFIAKFVHKKMFGNKERIAKPSFVPYYRKLNVRIFKRRVA, encoded by the coding sequence TTGTTATTGACAGCTGTATTACTATTATTCTTTTTATTCAATAAAAAAAAATATAATTATTTAAAAAAATATGTTTTAGCAGTAATTTTTACTTTGCTTTCCACTCAAATCACAGTGAATATAATGAAAGTGCTATTTGCAAGAGCAAGACCATCGATAACTGTAAATCCTGAAAAATTTTATGGAATTATGACTTTGATTAAAGATAGTTCATTTTGGAAAGGAAGTTATGTATCTTTTCCATCAGGACATACAATTACTATTTGGGGAACGATTTGGATTTTGTCTTTTATCATAAAAGCAAAATTTACCAAAGTATCATTATTTATTTTAGGAATTTTAGTAGGAATGAGTCGTGTTTATTTAGTGCGTCATTGGACTACTGATGTTGTTGTGAGTGTCATTCTTTCGTATTTTATCGCAAAATTTGTGCATAAAAAAATGTTTGGAAATAAAGAAAGAATTGCGAAACCAAGTTTTGTTCCATATTACAGAAAATTAAATGTTAGAATTTTTAAAAGAAGAGTTGCCTAA